The genomic window GGCACGCTCTAGGGGTGCATAGGCCATGGCGGTGAATGGCGAATGCGGGTCGTATTGCGAGTAAATGATATAGGTTCGACCCAACTCGTATTCGGCACGTGGTGAATCTGGCGCGCGAGCGGCTAACGTTTCGGCCAGCTTTAACGGGGAGCCCCAGGCGGCGGCGGTAATGGCTGTTTCAAAGCTCCATAGCATTAAAAGCGTTATCAAAGTCGTGCTGCGCGCAAGGATGAAGCTTTGTCGCGATTGTGATGTTGTGCACGGTATGCCAGTGACAAGTACGGGAACCACAGCGAGCATCAGGCCGAAACTGGCGAAATAGTTGCGGTGCTCGTAGACAAGTTCCAACGGTAGAATGGTGGCCGTGAGTACGTGGCAGCTTAGGAATAGGGCCAAACCTAGCGATGCAAGTGGCCACCGCCTGCGCAGCATGGGAACCGATACAGCCAGGGTTATTAAAATCAGGATGCTCGGGAGCGTCGTCCACGGGTACCAAAGTCCGGTGGAGACGATGAAGTTATCGTGGTAGAAAGATAGTGCATCAGGTGTGGGTACTAAGATCCAGGCTATATAGTCGACAACTATGCGGGCTTCGCTGAGTAAGCGTGTGCTTAAGGTAAAGTTACGCGCTGCCCAGTTTTCCGGCCTCAGCACGTTCGGTAAAAGCCACGCAAGGCCAGCAATAAGGGGGATAAGCAAGCCGACTAAATAAAGGCAGATCAGGCGCCAGTCCTTTGACTGGCTATCGTGCGAAGCAGTATCGGTTTGTCTGCGAAAGCCGAACACTATCCATTCGAGCATAAACGCATAAAGCGGCAGCATCACTGCGGTTTCTTTTGCTAGCAATCCTGTCAAGGTAAACAAGGCAAGGCTGAACGCGCAGATGCCAAGCCCGGCCAAGTCTGATCGGCGCATGCCATGTTGCGTTTGGTCCGCTTTGGCGAGCATGTGCTTGCGCCCTACCACATAGCCGAGCAAGCCTAGCAGCACAAACACATTGGCCAAGCTTTCCATGCGCTGTACGACGTAGAGCACACTGGTAAGGTTGATGGGTAGTAGCATCCAGGAAAATGCGATTACGGTAGCGATGAAGCCGGCATTTTGTCTGTGGCGTGTATTTTGTGTGGCTGCTTTGTCTGTAAGTACGATAAGGGAGCGAGCTAACAGAAACACCAGACATCCGTTCAGTAGATGGATGACCAGATTGGTCAGCTTCATCCAATAGGGATCGAGTCCAGTAAAAAGGAAATTCACAGCAAAGCTCAGTGACGCCAATGGCCGCTTGAAGTCACTCGAAGGCGATGACAGTGCAGCATTGATTAGCGATGCGAGTGACGCGTTTGCGGGTTGTACTCCTTTGTTATCGACGATATTGGGGTTGTCATCGAAAAAGAAGGTGCCTGATAGTCCCGGCCAGTAGATGGCGGTGGTAAGCATGCCCCCAAGGATCAATAATACCCACGGAAGCCAGCGGTGCTGCAGAGTGGATTGAAGTGGCTGGCGAAGCATCATGGATTCCGGCTGGTTTGGCGTGTGGTATCGCTTTGCAGTGTGGCGCGCAGGTGCATTATTTCGCGGGGCCAATACTGTTGTCGTCGCAGCACCCAGTCGTGCAGCCGCGGCATACCGAAGTCCGGTTGTGCTTCCTGGTTGCGTTCGGCATCGTAATGATCCAGGTGGATCAGGCCAAGGCGGGGGTGGCCAGCCGATCCAAGCATGGCGGCTTGTTCGAGGGCGATGGCAGGGCGAACTTGAAGATCCAGCGCATGGTTGAAATCGTTAAGTGCTGTTTGCGCATCGCCTCGGCTAAGCGCCAGATGACCTTTCAAATGATAAATGTCTTGTTCTCGCCCTTGAATCGCGCTGAGGTATGGATTGGTGAGAGATGAATCCAGCAGACTGTCGATCGTGTCATAGGTCAACTGCGGACACGGGGTTGTTCCGATCTCATTGATGGTCTGGTTAAACCAGTTTGCAAGCAGGGCGCCAGTATCGCGGGCAGTGCTTAGGGAAAGGCGAGCGGCTCTGATCGTTGCTGAATCGATCTGTCCAGTTTGGCACTCCGCACTGATAAGCGGGAGGGCCAGTTGTACCTGATCGGGATATTTGGTGAGCAGCGGCTGCAGGCGGGCTATAGCTTGCTGTGGCTGGTTGTTTGCTATTTCTATATCGGCCGCATACGTTTGGGCGCGCGGGGAATTTGGGTTAAGTGCGGCCCATAGCATTGCCTGATCGCGGCTATCGCCCCATAACGTGGCACGTGCATGGGTCATCAGGCCCAAGCCCAGGAGTATCAGTGCTGAAAGCGCCGGTTTGGCAAGCCGACTCGTTGCTCTTGATACGTGAGACCTTCCAGTGATCTTTACCGTGACAACGTAGGCGTCGCATAGCCACAGTGCGAGCGGCCAGAACAAGAGCATGGCGGGCAGATAATTGCGATGCTCGAAATACAGTTCCAATGCCACGGTACTGGATTCGAGCGATTGGCCTACAAAATAGAACAATATGCCTGTTGCTAAGGAGGGCCAGCGTTGACGCAGCCGCCAGCTGCCAGCAATTAGAGCAACGATGCTGCAAAGTGCGGGCAGTGTCGTTATTGGCGACCACAGTGATGTGGACGCTTGAATCTGGTCGTTGAATAGCCCTGGAGTGAATGGGCGCGGCATCCATAGTAGTGTCAGGTAATCCATCAATACCCGGGGCTCGGTCAGCAAGCGCTGTCCTAAGGTCCACGGGCGGGCGGATGAAATGCCATGAATCAGGCCGCTCCAGCCTTGTTGCAATAGATAAGCGGCAACCATCGATGTGGGTAGCCATGCAAACAACAGCATGGTGTTGCGATAAGTTTTGTTGTCGTCCCAGCGGATGCCGTGGCGCATGGCCTTCACGTTGGCGGGCGCCGTTGCTGGATGGCCAGCACTCTCATAACTTCTGAGCAATATGTATTCAATTACCAGAGCCAATGCGGGAAGCAAGATTCCGTTGGCCTTGCTCAAGGTGGCTAATGAGGTGCAGCCACCTAAACCTGCAACAATCTCCATCAGACCAGCAGTAGTACGCCCTTGCTGGATCGCGCGCCGTCCATGTAGCCACAACAGCAGGCCGATGAGTGTGAACGTGGCGGGCAGCATCGCTTCCCGCTGCACGATGTACAGCGTAGTAGATACGAATAGCGGGTGCAGCAGCCAAATCGAGGCGCCCAGTAGGGCGGCCTTATCGATGGGGCTGCTGTCATGCTGCGCAAATCTGTTTTGAATGTGCCTGCCTAGTTGACGTAGGAGTAGAGCAAGCAGTCCACCATTAAGCAGATGCAGTAGCAGATTGGTGCGTTTGAATGGAAAGGGAATCGCTGGCCAATCGCGTGCATCGAGCAGAAAACTCAGCAGGGCGAGCGGGCGTCCTGTGGGGTCGGCATAGCCACTGGTGATGTAACGCCAGAACGTGGCCCAGCTATGGATCGGCCCCGTGTCACCCAGGACAGGCAAGCTGCCGTAATCATCAAAGAGAAAGCCACCATGCAGCCCAGGTGCAAGGAGCAATCCCGTGGAGAACAAAAGCAGCCCCAGCAAAGGCCAAAATGAAAAGCGGTGTAAATGTGTAAGCACGCGAAGGTTTGTCTAGTATGCATAGCAAAAAACGAAGGGCCACTATAAGTGGCCCTTCGCATGCGTGACTAACAATCAATAAAATGAAAAATCAGCCACCTGTGCGGCACGAAGTCGGCAGATATTGCGTCGGTACGGTGGTGGCCTTGGTGTTGCTGCAGCTCCAGGAGATGCTGCCGCCATTATTGATAGCCGACAATGCGAATGCGGAACCATTGATGGCTGCGTTGACCTGGTTGCCGCCGAATGTCGAAACGATGATGCCGTTGCCCGAGAGAGCAACTTGGGAAACGTACTTGCCCGAAACTGAGGTGGCGTTTGCGGGCAGGCCGATGGACGCCAAGGTGTTGGGGAAATCGCCTTGATTTGAGAAATATTCGGAGAGCGGGGTCTTAAGACCGTCGGCCAGTACGGCACCTTCAGAAACCTGCGCACGAATCAGGTAGTTCTGGTAGGCAGGAATGGCAATGGCCGCGAGGATGGCGATGATCGCTACCACGATCATCAATTCGATCAGGGTAAAACCTTTTTGCATGGTCTTCATGGTTGTTCCTCTGTTTTGGTTAGCTAACCGTAGACGCCCCCTGGGCCTCAGTCCCGAGCCCCCTAGGCGGGATCGGACCCATTCATCATGGTCAGGAAAGACCAGGAAGCCGTAAAAGTTGAAGCACTATACATGCCATTTTGCGGTTTCATTAACACCCCCAGGACACTGCAATACACACTACTGTGGCGAGCATCACGAAAGGCGCTTGCATCAATCAGCCAAGACACTTTGCGCGGCAGGATCAGTAAAGCTTAGATAGGCGCGCCGTGGACACTGCAGTGTCCAAATGTGACGTTTTTTGTCAGTTTTGCCCTCCAAGAAGAGCATTTGCGTCACATGCCACCCCTACTAGTTGCGGCAACTGGTGGGAAGATACTCGCTTGATACCGTAGTATTTGGCGGACCGCAGCTCCAGATGATGCTGCCAGTGCCAAGGGTAGGGGACAGCACTAGCACTTCGTTGCTAAGCGCTATATTGGCTTTGCCGCCGAAAGCCACGGTGACTTTTCCGGCAGAGACGTTTACGCTGGAAACATAATTACCCGATATGGAATTCGATGACGCTAAGCCGGCGGACAGATTGCTAGGTGGAACACGTCCCGTATTGGCAATATAGTCCCACACAGCCGTTTTGGCGCCGTCCCCGAGGCTATAGCCTTCGGCAACCTGTGCGCGAATCACATAGTTCTGATAGGCCGGGATCGCAATGGCGGCAAGAATGGCAAGAATGGCCACCACGATCATCAGCTCGATTAAGGTAAAGCCTTGTACAAGTTTGTTCCGAAGCATGGATGTTCCCCCTTGTTCTAAGCAGGGAACATAAGCACCCTTTGTACCAAAACGGTGCCGGTAATGGCTTTGAACGGCATGAAAATATGCCTTCGTTCAAAGCGATGTGATGGGCGTGACGGGGCTCACAATGCGAGCCTGAAGTGGCTCGCACATTCTGTTGGGTAACGCGGCGTGGAGCGATGTGCCGAAAATAGGTGCCTTGATTGGCTCAGTGTTCGGTCAGGATCCTATAGCTCTCTTCGGGGCGGTCGTGGTGTCGCTTGATAAAATGTGCAAACCACCGCCGCCGTTGTCCCTGTTTGTCGAGTTCCATGAGTGGCACGGCCGCGTTTTCCACTTGGATGGCTTCGTCAACCTTTCCTTGGAATACCAGTGCCTCGGCGAGGAATAGCTGCGGGGTTGGGTCTAGTTTTTCCTGCGAGGCGGCCAAACGCTCCACGCGCTCTGCTACATCATATTTGCCTTCCATTAATTGCACGGCACCGATATCGGCGAGATAGAGTCGGGTCGAGGAAGAGTTATCGTGTAGCTCTGGCATATCCCTAATGCGTTGCAGAAAAAAATCGGCGCGTTCGGGGTTGTGCTCGCGCAGCGATAGGGTGGCTGCGTTGAGAAAGCAATTTAGGCAAGGCGTATTGCTGGCTATGAGGTCATTGATCAGCCGCCAGGCATCGGCGTCATCACCCGCATCGAGATATCCGGCGATAAGTTCATCCTTGGCATCGACCGAGTCCGGGTTTTCCTGAAGAGCCCATTGCCACAAATTCACCTGAGTGGACCAAAGCGGAATGGTCACTCGAATGTTCATAACCGCCAACACTAACCAGATGGTGAGACTGATGTAGGCCATTGGCGGCAGTATGCGCTGCATGCTCGCCGGTGTAGGTAGCTCTGATAAAACCAACGGAAGCCATGCGCAAGCTATCGCTAGCGCGGTGAGGGCATAACGTTCGTGATACAGATTGATGTCAAAGTTTGCGGCAATAATGTGCAGTACCGGGAATAAGGCAAGCGTCACGCAGAGAATCAACGCCCCCATGTATTTGCGGTGTATCGTCAGAGCAATGCCAGTCGCCACGATACCAAAGGCTAGTGTGTCCCTAAGTAGCGATCCGATGTTGATCTTGAGAAATTGATCGATGTCTGCCGGATGGATGGGCCCCATATGTAATGTGGGCCATAAAAACATGCGCCAGTAGTGCAGATAGATAAAACTTGATTCTTGTAGCCGCGCCCATAGCGGTAGCATGGCGCCGCCAGCGTTTGGGATAAGGCGGCCGAGCGCCAAATGCCGAAAGGCAAGATAAGCGATGCCTGTCAGTAGCACGGCCAAATAAGTTGCCGCATGGCGCTTGAGGAGTTGGCACAATTGCGCGGCTATGGATTTTCCCTTCGGTTCTTTGAGGGAAAACCAATTCAATACCAGCAGAATTGGTAAGAACGCGATGGCGGATTCTTTGGCGCACGCTGCTAAAAAAAAACAGCTGCTAACGCCAAGTGCACGAAGTACCGGGTGCTGGATGCGTAGACTCCCAATCCAGCCTAACAACATAAAAAGCGTGGCGAGTAGGTCGAACTGACAGCCAATCCATACTACGGGCTCCACCAGCAGAGGATGCAGTCCGTAGAGCAGCATAGGTAATGCGAAGGTATAAAGATGTCGGCTCTGAGGCGATCGCATTGTGCCAAGCTGCATGGCCAATACGCCTACTAGCAAGGTGTCGATCAGGTGGATCAACAAAGAAACCAGATGCATCGGGCCAGGAGTTGCGCCGAAGGCGTGTACTTCGGCGGCGAACAAGGCGACACCAAGCGGCCGAAAATAGACGACCCAATCGTTGAATTTATTTAGCAGTAGATGTTGCCATTCATTGCCGTGACGCAACGACGCCACACGCTGAAAATCGATGATGTCGTCCCATACGAATTGCGCATGCCGTACCGGCCAATAGACCAGTGCAACAACGAATACGACGACGATAGCGCCAAGTACATGAATCCATCGGCTGCGATGGGTGGCGCTGATAGGTGTGACCATTGGATGCCCCGGGATGCTTTACGCAATGATCCTAGCAGGTGAGGCTTGGCGCCGATAAGTACTTGCGCGCAATGGGTTAGTGAGTTTCGTGCAGCGCCTTTTGCCTATGTAGGGTCCCCTGGTAGGCGCTCCATCTGGCTGATAGATTTGCCAGTGTTGTGAATGCAAGCGCGATTTCCAGGTTGCGGAAGGGTGTCGCATAGCGGGGTTCTGCCTGGAGGATGCAATAAATCAGCGTTACGAAGGCCAGCAAGGCGATCACGCTGATAATCGAAAGGGACGGCAGCGAAGTATTGGCGCGCGCACATTGTTCCCGCCAAGTCATGAGTAAACAAGCTAATGAGAGCCATAACAGCCAAGGGTTAAGGGCGTGGCAAATGGCGGCTAATGCGATCCAGGCAACATGGACTTGGAAAGGTGAGTTGATAACTGCATACGGGTATATATCGCCTTGCCCGATTTCAATCTCCCAGCCCCATAATTGATAAGGCTTTTTGAACAAATACCAAGTGAGATAGGTTACGGGATGTTGCTGCATGCGTTGCATGACCACCTTGATGCCCTTAAGTGGTGAGCTTAGCAATTGCTCATACTCTCCATTCATCGCGTTTAGGTCAGCTGTTGCCTCAATCTTGGCTGCTTCGCTCCCGAGCTTTGACGTTCGCCATGCGGAGTGATAGGTCGGCCATGAGCCCTGTATCAGGTTTTGCAGGGCGCGCCCCTTGGATGACGCGTGGATGTCAGTATTGGGCAGGTGCACATTACGTAGCCCCCATGCGAGAGGCAGGGCGGCGGATGCTAGCGCAAGGATCAAGCAAGTCTTGCGTAACGCCGGTGCGCGCCATGCAATGAGTATTGCCAGCAAAATACCAAAAGGTTGTAGTACCGCATTAGTCAAGGCCGCCATGCCAAGAGTCAGTCCGCTTGCCAGGGCCTTGCCAAGGGATTTGTGTTGGCAAGCTTTTACCCACAGAAGTATACCCAGCGCGCAGAGAAAACCCGATAACGTCTCAGTCAATAAGAAATCGTTGGTGGCGATGCTGTGCGGCCAGACTGCCATAAGCAGGCCAGCTGCAGCGGCCCAGCGGATTGAAAGCCACCGCCGACAGATCTGCATGCTAATCCCCACCGTCTCGGCGCCCAATAGGGCTTGGCAAAGCAGTGTGGTCCCGTAGGATATCCGGCCGGGTCCCAGTGCTTTTATCCAGAGCGCCAGGAACAAAGGGTAAGCCGGATCACGATAATTATCGGGTACAACTAATGGAGAGCCAGGCTTGCTGGAGGAAAATATCCCGTGGTGCAGAAGATTCCATGCACAGGCATAGTATTGGCCGGCGTCACCGCTTAATGGTTGAGGCACGATGGTGACGGTGACGTAATACCAGCGAAGAGCCAGCGCCAATAATGTTACGCCTGCTAATGTCAGTGGCCATGCCCACGGTCGAGCGGCAATGGGATCTTGAGTGCTTGCGTTTATCACTTTTTCCCCGTGAACGAGCAGGTGTGCCTACGTGCTACACGTAAGGTGGCGCGGTAGCCGATTGACTATTAGGCTCGGCTGCGACCCCATTTTTGCCTATGGCATCACACTGGCTGATCTTTGTAGAGATACTCTGACGTATTCTACATTGGCAATATTGGTCATGTTTGTTCATAGATCACATGGGAATCGGCTGCACAGGGATCACCATCTGTTGAGATGATGGGTTGCCCGCAGGGGTATTCTGATTCTTGGAGAGAAGGAGGAAGCCAGTCTTCCTGATACCGCTGAGAGCTTTCTGGACATCGCGCTGCCTACGTAGAATGGATCGGAATATCTCTGAGGGGACGTATCGTTGATCCGTCGCACACCAGGAGACGTTTTTATACTGCGCTGCTGCCCGGTGATGGCGCTTTTAATGAGGTTGGGCAAGGCGATTCCGGCAAAGTAGGGTGCGCGACTGGCCGAAGACTCGCGTAGGCAATTTTATTGTTATAAGGAGTTCGCATGAAATCTTTGATTGCAGCCTTGTTGCTGGTCGCGGCAGGTGCGTCCACTGCGGCGGACACCCGGAATGGCACGCTAGTGGAGAGTCATTCACCTCATCCTTTTGACATCAGCGATCTGGTGATGATGGATCGTGTTAGCGATCCGCAGCTTTCTGCGGATGGCAGGTATGCTGCTTTCAGCGTCCGCAGTACCGATTATTTGGCCAACAAGGGCGTCAACGCGCTCTACGTGCAGAACCTTGGTTTGGCGGGTGAGCAGTCAGTCAGGATAGTGGCGAAGCAGGTCTCTTCTCCGCGTTGGTCCCCGGATGGTCATAGCCTCTATTACGTAGCTCCGGCTGGCGATGTAGCCCAGTTATGGCGAATTGACTTTCCGGTGGGCAAGCGAGGCCTGGATCTTTCGGCCGCCTCGGTCCCGGTGCAAGTGAGTCATGGTCCCCTGGACATCGACGACTACAAGCTGTCGCCAGATGGCAAGAAAGTACTGCTCTCTTACGCAATGTTTGCCGACTGTAATGATTTGGCCTGTACCAAGGAGCGGCTGGATGGCCGTGCCAAGGACAAGTCCACTGGCACGCTTTATAACAAGCTATTCGTTCGGCATTGGGATACTTGGTCGGATGGCCGCCGTAATCAGCTTTATATCGCTCGGTTTGGGGTCGATGGCATGTTGCCGATTGAGCCGATTTTGCTCAGCAAGGGGATTGATGGCGATATCCCAAGCAAGCCGTTCGGCGATGACAGTGAGTTTGCCTTTTCTCCCGACGGTAATACGGTGTATTTCGATGTGCGCATCGCTGGAAACGATGAGCCGTGGTCGACCAATTTTGACGTGTTCAAGGTACCTGCCGACGGATCTTCTGTGCCACAAAACCTGACGGCTGCCAATAAAGCCTGGGATGCTTTCCCCGTGCCTTCGCCGGATGGAAAGACGCTTTACTACCTAGCCATGAAAACGCCAGGGTTCGAAGCGGATCGTTTCGGCATCATGGCTATGGACTTATCTACTGGAACGACTCGTGAAGTGGATCCATCCTGGGACCGTTCTGCAGGCAGTATGCAGGTCAGTGCCGATGGTAAAACGTTGTTCGTTACTGCGGACGATGAGGGGCAGCATCCGTTATTTGCAGTGGATGCGGCGACTGGGAAAGTGGATAAGCTGGTCAATGATGGTTCGGTAAGTTCCTACTCAGTAGCGGATAAGCGGATTCTGCTGGCGCGCGATGATCTCAAGCGTCCCTCCGATCTTTATACGGCATCCACGAATGGCGGCGATTTGAAGCAGGTGACACATTTCAACGAAGCGCGTCTGAAGAACGCCAGAATGGGCGATATGCAATTCTTTACGTTCCAAGGCTGGAACAACGAAACGGTGCAAGGCTATGTGGTGAAGCCGGTGAACTACAAGGCCGGTCACAAGTACCCGGTTGCTTTCATCATCCATGGCGGTCCACAAGGCGCGATGAACAACGACTGGAGCTATCGCTGGAATCCGCAGACATATGCGGGCCAGGGTTTCGCCGTTGTGACCATCAACTTTCATGGCTCCACTGGCTACGGCCAGGCCTTTACCAACGCCATCTCGGGCGATTGGGGTGGTAAGCCGCTGGAGGATATCAAGCGCGGCTGGCAGGCGGCGTTGGATAAGTACCATTTTCTGGATGGGGATCGTGCCTGCGCACTTGGCGCCAGCTATGGCGGCTACATGACCTACTGGATTGCCGGCGTGTGGAACAAGCCGTGGAAGTGCTTGGTCGATCATGACGGTGTATTTGATGCTCGCATGATGTACTACGCCACCGATGAACTATGGTTCGAAGAGCACGAGAACGGTGGTCCGCAATTCGACGTGCCGGAGAGGTACGAAAAGTTCAATCCGATTAATCATGTGAAGGATTGGCGCGTACCGATGCTGGTCATTCATTCAGGTGATGACTTCCGCATTCCGATTACCCAAGGCCTTGGTGCCTTCACTGCGCTGCAGCGTCAGGGTGTCCCAAGCGAATTCCTGACGTTCCCTGATGAAAATCATTGGGTGCTGAAGCCGCAGAACAGCGTGCTGTGGCACGAGACCGTCAATGCGTGGCTGAAAAAGTGGACGGCACCAGACACTGCATCTGGCAGGCAATAAACCTGTCTGTTACAAGAGACATCAAAGAGATGGCCGCGGCATGCGGCCATCGCCTTTTTATTTATGCGTGGTTGCATGGTTTGGTCAGCTGTTATTGCTGGGATAGCCATCCATCGCGCGGATTAATGTTTTGCGAGAGGTGGATTTATGGCATTAGACCAACATGGAAGGCTGGAACGTATTTTGATAGGTGTAGTG from Dyella caseinilytica includes these protein-coding regions:
- a CDS encoding alpha/beta hydrolase family protein, giving the protein MKSLIAALLLVAAGASTAADTRNGTLVESHSPHPFDISDLVMMDRVSDPQLSADGRYAAFSVRSTDYLANKGVNALYVQNLGLAGEQSVRIVAKQVSSPRWSPDGHSLYYVAPAGDVAQLWRIDFPVGKRGLDLSAASVPVQVSHGPLDIDDYKLSPDGKKVLLSYAMFADCNDLACTKERLDGRAKDKSTGTLYNKLFVRHWDTWSDGRRNQLYIARFGVDGMLPIEPILLSKGIDGDIPSKPFGDDSEFAFSPDGNTVYFDVRIAGNDEPWSTNFDVFKVPADGSSVPQNLTAANKAWDAFPVPSPDGKTLYYLAMKTPGFEADRFGIMAMDLSTGTTREVDPSWDRSAGSMQVSADGKTLFVTADDEGQHPLFAVDAATGKVDKLVNDGSVSSYSVADKRILLARDDLKRPSDLYTASTNGGDLKQVTHFNEARLKNARMGDMQFFTFQGWNNETVQGYVVKPVNYKAGHKYPVAFIIHGGPQGAMNNDWSYRWNPQTYAGQGFAVVTINFHGSTGYGQAFTNAISGDWGGKPLEDIKRGWQAALDKYHFLDGDRACALGASYGGYMTYWIAGVWNKPWKCLVDHDGVFDARMMYYATDELWFEEHENGGPQFDVPERYEKFNPINHVKDWRVPMLVIHSGDDFRIPITQGLGAFTALQRQGVPSEFLTFPDENHWVLKPQNSVLWHETVNAWLKKWTAPDTASGRQ
- a CDS encoding pilin — its product is MLRNKLVQGFTLIELMIVVAILAILAAIAIPAYQNYVIRAQVAEGYSLGDGAKTAVWDYIANTGRVPPSNLSAGLASSNSISGNYVSSVNVSAGKVTVAFGGKANIALSNEVLVLSPTLGTGSIIWSCGPPNTTVSSEYLPTSCRN
- a CDS encoding tetratricopeptide repeat protein, whose protein sequence is MFSTGLLLAPGLHGGFLFDDYGSLPVLGDTGPIHSWATFWRYITSGYADPTGRPLALLSFLLDARDWPAIPFPFKRTNLLLHLLNGGLLALLLRQLGRHIQNRFAQHDSSPIDKAALLGASIWLLHPLFVSTTLYIVQREAMLPATFTLIGLLLWLHGRRAIQQGRTTAGLMEIVAGLGGCTSLATLSKANGILLPALALVIEYILLRSYESAGHPATAPANVKAMRHGIRWDDNKTYRNTMLLFAWLPTSMVAAYLLQQGWSGLIHGISSARPWTLGQRLLTEPRVLMDYLTLLWMPRPFTPGLFNDQIQASTSLWSPITTLPALCSIVALIAGSWRLRQRWPSLATGILFYFVGQSLESSTVALELYFEHRNYLPAMLLFWPLALWLCDAYVVTVKITGRSHVSRATSRLAKPALSALILLGLGLMTHARATLWGDSRDQAMLWAALNPNSPRAQTYAADIEIANNQPQQAIARLQPLLTKYPDQVQLALPLISAECQTGQIDSATIRAARLSLSTARDTGALLANWFNQTINEIGTTPCPQLTYDTIDSLLDSSLTNPYLSAIQGREQDIYHLKGHLALSRGDAQTALNDFNHALDLQVRPAIALEQAAMLGSAGHPRLGLIHLDHYDAERNQEAQPDFGMPRLHDWVLRRQQYWPREIMHLRATLQSDTTRQTSRNP
- a CDS encoding tetratricopeptide repeat protein; protein product: MVTPISATHRSRWIHVLGAIVVVFVVALVYWPVRHAQFVWDDIIDFQRVASLRHGNEWQHLLLNKFNDWVVYFRPLGVALFAAEVHAFGATPGPMHLVSLLIHLIDTLLVGVLAMQLGTMRSPQSRHLYTFALPMLLYGLHPLLVEPVVWIGCQFDLLATLFMLLGWIGSLRIQHPVLRALGVSSCFFLAACAKESAIAFLPILLVLNWFSLKEPKGKSIAAQLCQLLKRHAATYLAVLLTGIAYLAFRHLALGRLIPNAGGAMLPLWARLQESSFIYLHYWRMFLWPTLHMGPIHPADIDQFLKINIGSLLRDTLAFGIVATGIALTIHRKYMGALILCVTLALFPVLHIIAANFDINLYHERYALTALAIACAWLPLVLSELPTPASMQRILPPMAYISLTIWLVLAVMNIRVTIPLWSTQVNLWQWALQENPDSVDAKDELIAGYLDAGDDADAWRLINDLIASNTPCLNCFLNAATLSLREHNPERADFFLQRIRDMPELHDNSSSTRLYLADIGAVQLMEGKYDVAERVERLAASQEKLDPTPQLFLAEALVFQGKVDEAIQVENAAVPLMELDKQGQRRRWFAHFIKRHHDRPEESYRILTEH
- a CDS encoding ArnT family glycosyltransferase; translation: MALALRWYYVTVTIVPQPLSGDAGQYYACAWNLLHHGIFSSSKPGSPLVVPDNYRDPAYPLFLALWIKALGPGRISYGTTLLCQALLGAETVGISMQICRRWLSIRWAAAAGLLMAVWPHSIATNDFLLTETLSGFLCALGILLWVKACQHKSLGKALASGLTLGMAALTNAVLQPFGILLAILIAWRAPALRKTCLILALASAALPLAWGLRNVHLPNTDIHASSKGRALQNLIQGSWPTYHSAWRTSKLGSEAAKIEATADLNAMNGEYEQLLSSPLKGIKVVMQRMQQHPVTYLTWYLFKKPYQLWGWEIEIGQGDIYPYAVINSPFQVHVAWIALAAICHALNPWLLWLSLACLLMTWREQCARANTSLPSLSIISVIALLAFVTLIYCILQAEPRYATPFRNLEIALAFTTLANLSARWSAYQGTLHRQKALHETH
- a CDS encoding pilin; this translates as MKTMQKGFTLIELMIVVAIIAILAAIAIPAYQNYLIRAQVSEGAVLADGLKTPLSEYFSNQGDFPNTLASIGLPANATSVSGKYVSQVALSGNGIIVSTFGGNQVNAAINGSAFALSAINNGGSISWSCSNTKATTVPTQYLPTSCRTGG